One stretch of Zingiber officinale cultivar Zhangliang chromosome 6B, Zo_v1.1, whole genome shotgun sequence DNA includes these proteins:
- the LOC121988815 gene encoding uncharacterized protein LOC121988815, which produces MMCAAFSDHLLRQVTQVPAGLRLPPASGRKCTRSVPFLFRRPLSGRRCAAASGSVEPATAGADANALVKFLYDDLPHIFDEQGIDRTMYDDRVVFRDPITKYDTIDGYLFNIRLLKLLYHPNLYLHFVRQTGPYEITTRWTVAMKFILLPWKPELVYTGISIMGVNPLTQKFRSHVDLWDSIENNEYFSFEGLVDFLKQLRIYKTPDLDTPEYLVLKRTANYEIRKYEPFVVVETKGDKLSGSSGFNDVAGYIFGKNSSAEKIPMTTPVFTQAIDDKLSKVSIQIVLPMDKDLDRLPFPTAEAVNLKKVEGGIAAGTKFSGKPTEEIVLAKEKELRSALLKDGLSARSGCLLARYNDPGSTYSFVMRNEVLLWLNEFSLE; this is translated from the exons ATGATGTGCGCAGCTTTCTCCGATCATCTCCTACGTCAGGTGACTCAGGTCCCAGCCGGCCTCCGGCTTCCACCCGCCTCTGGACGAAAATGCACCAGATCTGTTCCTTTCCTCTTTCGACGACCTCTCTCGGGGAGAAGATGCGCTGCGGCTAGCGGCTCGGTGGAACCGGCCACCGCTGGCGCCGACGCAAATGCGCTGGTGAAATTCCTCTACGACGACCTCCCCCACATCTTCGACGAGCAAGGGATCGACCGGACCATGTACGACGACCGCGTCGTGTTCCGTGATCCCATCACGAAGTACGACACCATCGACGGGTACCTGTTCAACATCCGCCTCCTCAAGCTCCTCTACCACCCTAATTTGTATCTCCACTTCGTAAGGCAG ACGGGACCCTACGAAATCACTACACGATGGACTGTGGCGATGAAGTTTATTCTTCTTCCATGGAAACCAGAACTTGTCTATACAGGAATATCCATCATGGGCGTCAACCCTCTAACTCAAAAGTTTCGCAGCCATGTG GATCTTTGGGACTCGATCGAAAACAATGAGTATTTCTCTTTTGAAGGTTTAGTGGACTTTCTGAAACAG CTGCGAATTTACAAAACTCCAGACTTGGACACTCCTGAATACTTGGTACTGAAGAGAACTGCAAATTATGAG ATAAGGAAGTATGAAccctttgtggtggtcgaaactaAAGGAGACAAGCTATCTGGCTCATCTGGCTTTAATGATGTAGCTGG GTACATCTTTGGCAAGAATTCGTCAGCTGAAAAGATCCCTATGACCACCCCTGTGTTTACTCAGGCTATTGATGACAAATTATCAAAAGTTTCAATTCAGATTGTTTTGCCGATGGACAAAGATTTGGACAG GTTACCATTTCCTACTGCTGAAGCTGTTAACTTGAAAAAGGTGGAAGGTGGGATTGCTGCAGGGACAAAGTTTAGCGGAAAACCAACTGAGGAGATTGTGCTTGCTAAAGAGAAAGAACTACGGTCTGCATTACTTAAAGACGGTCTGAGTGCTCGAAGTGGGTGTTTGCTTGCTCGTTATAATGATCCTGGTAGCACATACAGCTTTGTTATG AGGAATGAGGTGCTGCTATGGCTAAATGAGTTTTCACTGGAATAG
- the LOC121988814 gene encoding uncharacterized protein LOC121988814, with protein sequence MMCAAFSDHLLRQVTQVPAGLRLPPASGRKCTRSVPFLFRRPLSGRRCAAASGSVEPATAGADAKALVEFLYDDLPHLFDEQGIDRTMYDDRVVFRDPITKHDTIDGYLFNIRLLKLLFRPNFYLHFVRQTGPYEITTRWTMAMKFILLPWKPELVFTGISIMGVNPQTQKFRSHVDLWDSIENNDYFSFEGLVDFLKQLRIYKTPDLDTPEYLVLKRTANYEIRKYEPFVVVETKGDKLSGSSGFNDVAGYIFGKNSSAEKIPMTTPVFTQAIDDKLSKVSIQIVLPMDKDLDRLPFPTAEAVNLKKVEGGIAAGTKFSGKPTEEIVLAKEKELRSALLKDGLSARSGCLLARYNDPGSTYSFVMRNEVLLWLNEFSLE encoded by the exons ATGATGTGCGCAGCTTTCTCCGATCATCTCCTCCGTCAGGTGACTCAGGTCCCCGCCGGCCTCCGGCTTCCACCCGCCTCTGGACGAAAATGCACCAGATCTGTTCCTTTCCTCTTTCGACGACCTCTCTCGGGGAGAAGATGCGCCGCGGCTAGCGGCTCGGTGGAACCGGCCACCGCTGGCGCCGACGCAAAGGCGCTGGTGGAATTCCTCTACGACGACCTCCCCCACCTCTTCGACGAGCAAGGGATCGACCGGACCATGTACGACGACCGCGTCGTGTTCCGTGATCCCATCACGAAGCACGACACCATCGACGGGTACCTGTTCAACATCCGCCTCCTCAAGCTCCTCTTCCGCCCTAATTTCTATCTCCACTTCGTAAGGCAG ACGGGACCCTACGAAATCACTACACGATGGACTATGGCGATGAAGTTTATTCTTCTTCCATGGAAACCAGAACTGGTATTTACAGGAATATCCATCATGGGCGTCAACCCTCAAACTCAAAAGTTTCGCAGCCATGTG GATCTTTGGGACTCGATCGAAAACAATGACTATTTCTCTTTTGAAGGTTTAGTGGACTTTCTGAAACAG CTGCGAATTTACAAAACTCCAGACTTGGACACTCCTGAATACTTGGTACTGAAGAGAACTGCAAATTATGAG ATAAGGAAGTATGAAccctttgtggtggtcgaaactaAAGGAGACAAGCTATCTGGCTCATCTGGCTTTAATGATGTAGCTGG GTACATCTTTGGCAAGAATTCGTCAGCTGAAAAGATCCCTATGACCACCCCTGTGTTTACTCAGGCTATTGATGACAAATTATCAAAAGTTTCAATTCAGATTGTTTTGCCGATGGACAAAGATTTGGACAG GTTACCATTTCCTACTGCTGAAGCTGTTAACTTGAAAAAGGTGGAAGGTGGGATTGCTGCAGGGACAAAGTTTAGCGGAAAACCAACTGAGGAGATTGTGCTTGCTAAAGAGAAAGAACTACGGTCTGCATTACTTAAAGACGGTCTGAGTGCTCGAAGTGGGTGTTTGCTTGCTCGTTATAATGATCCTGGTAGCACATACAGCTTTGTTATG AGGAATGAGGTGCTGCTATGGCTAAATGAGTTTTCACTGGAATAG
- the LOC121988816 gene encoding V-type proton ATPase subunit c''2-like — protein sequence MTSSWFRALTHISPYTFASIGIAISIGVSVLGAAWGIYITGSSLIGAAIKAPRITSKNLISVIFCEAVAIYGVIVAIILQTKLESVPTSKIYDPESLRAGYAIFASGIIVGFANLMCGLCVGIIGSSCALSDAQNSTLFVKILVIEIFGSALGLFGVIVGIIMSAQATWPAKTA from the exons ATGACGAGTTCCTGGTTCCGCGCACTGACGCATATCTCGCCCTACACCTTCGCCTCCATCGGCATCGCCATCTCCATCGGCGTTTCCGTCCTCGGTGCTGCCTG GGGGATTTATATTACCGGGAGCAGCTTGATCGGCGCAGCGATCAAGGCCCCCAGAATTACATCGAAAAATCTTATCAG TGTTATCTTCTGCGAAGCTGTCGCTATATATGGTGTCATTGTTGCCATCATTTTGCAAACCAAACTGGAAAGTGTTCCTACATCAAAAATATATGATCCTGAATCTCTTCGAGCTGGATATGCTATATTTGCCTCTGGGATTATTGTGGGTTTCGCTAATCTCATGTGCGG CCTCTGCGTAGGAATTATTGGGAGCAGCTGTGCTTTATCTGATGCTCAGAACTCCACGCTTTTCGTAAAGATTCTGGTGATTGAAATATTTGGAAGCGCGCTCGGTTTATTTGGTGTGATCGTTGGTATAATCATGTCGGCCCAAGCGACATGGCCGGCTAAGACAGCATGA
- the LOC121988817 gene encoding GDP-fucose transporter 1-like: MDLTKLDSKQYYATSSLVVGYALCSSLLAVINKFAITMFNYPGLLTALQYLTSALGVWVLGKLGFLHHDSFNFETAKKFLPAATVFYLAIFTNTNLLRHANVDTFIVFRSLTPLLVAIADTTFRKQPCPSKFTFFSLVVILAGAVGYVMTDSAFNLTAYSWALAYLVTITTEMVYIKHMVTNLGLNTWGFVFYNNLLSLMMAPIFWIITGEYTDVFTAYGSHSKNWFDSVAFVAVALSCVFGLLISFFGFAARKAISATAFTVTGVVNKFLTVAINVLIWDKHASPLGLVCLLLTLVGGILYQQSVTGKGPIPHGSALPKQASVPVKVDSGDENEQSGLSGKN; encoded by the coding sequence ATGGACCTCACCAAACTTGACTCCAAACAATATTATGCTACGAGTAGCCTTGTTGTAGGCTATGCTCTCTGTTCTAGTTTGCTCGCTGTCATCAATAAGTTTGCCATTACAATGTTCAATTATCCTGGCCTGTTGACGGCATTGCAGTACTTGACCTCGGCTCTTGGTGTTTGGGTtcttgggaagctgggttttctCCACCATGATTCATTTAACTTCGAGACAGCCAAGAAGTTTTTACCTGCAGCAACTGTCTTTTACCTAGCCATTTTCACCAATACTAATCTCCTAAGGCATGCGAATGTCGATACTTTCATTGTGTTCCGGTCCCTGACTCCCCTCCTTGTTGCCATTGCTGATACCACCTTCAGAAAACAGCCGTGCCCTTCAAAGTTCACTTTCTTCTCTCTTGTGGTTATTCTCGCTGGTGCAGTTGGCTATGTCATGACTGATTCAGCATTCAATCTCACTGCATACTCTTGGGCCCTTGCTTATTTGGTAACTATCACAACTGAGATGGTTTACATCAAGCACATGGTCACAAACCTAGGATTGAATACATGGGGTTTTGTCTTCTACAACAATCTTCTGTCCTTAATGATGGCACCGATCTTTTGGATTATTACTGGAGAatacacagatgtttttactgcCTATGGATCACATTCAAAGAATTGGTTTGATTCTGTTGCTTTTGTGGCAGTAGCTTTATCTTGTGTTTTTGGATTGTTGATCAGTTTCTTTGGGTTTGCGGCAAGGAAAGCAATATCTGCCACTGCATTTACAGTTACAGGTGTTGTCAACAAGTTTCTTACTGTTGCAATCAATGTATTGATATGGGATAAGCATGCAAGCCCACTTGGTTTAGTTTGCTTGCTTTTAACACTTGTGGGGGGGATTCTGTATCAACAATCAGTTACTGGCAAAGGACCAATTCCGCATGGATCTGCACTTCCTAAGCAAGCAAGTGTACCAGTTAAGGTTGACTCTGGAGATGAAAACGAACAGTCAGGTCTCTCCGGCAAGAATTAA